From the Deferrivibrio essentukiensis genome, the window TCATTTTCAATTACTACATCGGCAAAGCGAAAAGCTATTTTCCCATCGGGGTAATAAAAAGCACCTTTTTTATACTGTAACTCTGTATAACACATAAATTTTTCTACTTTTGAAGTTAAAGATATCTTTTTTAAGTCAATGTAAATTTCATCCCCGCTAACATCAATAAATCTATAAAATTCCCCATTTGAGCAGGCATTAGGTTGATACTTGCCAAAAATAATCCTCTTTTCAAAAATCTCTTTTGCAAAATCAAAACCGTAAAGCTCTTTACCCATTAAAACAAAATACACACTATCTTTATATCTTATTTTTTCAATATTTTTAAAATCACTGTTAAAATAATTTTTTAAAGTTTCCGTTAAAATAATATAACTTCCCGATTTAGAAATAAAACTTCCATCTGTCAAATTATCTTCAACAGTTAAATTATCCAAATTAATCCTTAACAGTGAGTTATCGCGCTGTAAATAAAAATTACCATTCTCAAAAACTGCATACTCCAAGTCAAACTTTTTTGAAGCATCCATTGTCTTATCAATCAAATTTACTGTTACAAAATTATTTTTATCATCTATCAAATATACCTTATCCTTATAAATATGCCCTTTTAATATTCTATTAAATAAATTACCTGAAAGATAAACAGACTTATCCAGATTTAGTATTTCAAAATACCTGTTTTCAAAAACTAATATTTTGTCCCCATAAGCCTCAATGCCCTTTTGCTTAGCATTTAAAGAAAATATCAAACCACAAGCCTGCAGGTCATAAATTTGGAAACTATTTTCATTTCTCACAGAAATAAACAAATCACTGATTTCAACTTTTTCAAATGCTTCATTTAATAATATTTCATAGCAATTTTCATAATTAGTCTGAATTTTATCATTTTTTAATATCGCTATCAGCCCTTTTTGAAAATCAAAATCACGAACGTTTTCAGCTATTTTTTTTGTATAAAAGCCCTTTTTAAAATGCACCGCCGAATTTAAAATAAGATTACTTTGCGGTATTTTTTTTTCAAAATCTTCAGGAGTTTCAACAGAAACTGTTTGGTAATCCATGATATTGGTAATTTTATATTTTGTATTATTTTGACGTTCAACTGTTACAGTCGCACAACCAACCAAGAACAATAAAGATACTAAAAAAAATATTCTCATCAGCTCGCTAAAATCCTTTTCGCATATAGCTAATTTATAAACAAATTACCTGCAAATTGATTTACAAAGCCGCTTAATTTTTCTTCGGCTACCCTTGCATATTTACACACAGCCATTTCAGACACCAATTTTTTACATTCGGTTGTATCTATTTGACTTATTAACAATTTGGCTTTTAGCAGCTGTGATGGACTCATGCTTAAATTTGTATATCCAAGACCTAACAAAATTGGGATATACATCGGGTCCCCTGCCATTTCTCCACAAACAGTTGCATCTATCTCAAATTTATTTGCACTTTCAATAATATTCCTCAAAAGTGTCAAAACTGCAGGATGAGACGGACGGTAAAGATAGGCAACATATTCATTATTTCTATCAATACCAAGAGTATATTGAATCAGGTCATTTGTGCCCACACTAAAAAAATCAACCTCCTGCGCAGCCAAATCGGATATAAGGGCAATAGATGGAAGCTCTACCATGATACCTATTTTTATATTTTCATTAAATTCAATGTTTTCTCTTTTTAATTCTTCTTTGGATTCTTCAAGGAGCTTTTTAGCCTTATCAATCTCTTCAAGCCCCGAAATCATTGGAAACATTATCCTCACATCCCCAAAGGCCGAAGCCCTCAATATAGCTCTCATCTGTTTTTTAAAGAATTCTTTAAATCTCAAGGAATAACGTATCGCTCTCAACCCCATTGCCGGATTACTTTCATCTGGATGAGGCAAAAGGTTTGATAATTTCTCTCCTCCCAAGTCAAAAGTACGCACTGTAAGTTGTTTTCCTTGAATTAATTCTACAGCCTCCTTTAAAATTTTAAATTGCTCATCTTCAGGCAAATCCCCCTTTTCAAGGTAAAAAAATTCAGTCCTGTAAAGCCCTACCCCTTGAGACCCATATTCTAATGCCAGGGGTATTTCATCATTAATTTCCACATTGGCAAGTAGATTAATTCCTACTCCGTCCTTTGTATAAACATCACTTTCCTTAAATTTATTTAAAGCCGATACAAAATTTAAATATCTCTCCTCTTTTTCCCTATATTTCCTCAAAGTTTCATCATCAGGGTCTACAATTACCTGTCCATTTATGCCATCAATAATTACTGTGTCACCGTCAGAAATACTATAGGTAGCATTCTCGATACCTACCACTGCAGGCACACCAAGAGCTCTTATAATTATAGATGTATGAGATACCTTGCTCCCCATATCAAGGGCAAAGCCTTTTACATTTTGTTTAAAAAGATGGGCTGCTTCATAAGGGGATAAATCATGCGCAATTACTATTAAATCTCTGTTTATATCGCATGCATACTGATACCCCTTGTCTACCATAAAGTTAAGTAATTTTTTTACTATATGTTTTATATCATTTTTACGTTCTTTCAGATATTCGTCATTAGACTTACCAAACATTTTCATAAGATTGCCGGAAACAACACTTAAAGCGTATTCGGCATTAACAAGATGCTCCCTTATATACTTTTCTGTTTCTCCAATAAGAGCCTCATCTTTTAAAAGCATCATATAAACATCAAAAATAAATTTATGGCTGCTTGAAAAATCATTTTCGGACATCTCTTTTATGGCAACCATATACTTTTCCGTTTCACTGACAGCATTTTTTAATTTCTGTACTTCATTTTCGACCTCAAACTCTTTAATGTTTCTCTTTTTTATATTAATCGTCCGTTTATCAAATATATACGCTCTACCAATAACTACACCATCAGAGATTTTAATCCCATTTAAAGTAATCATCTCTCTTCACCAAATTTGTTATTTATCAGTGTTACTAAATCAGCCAACGCTTCTTCTGCACCTTCTCCGCTTACATTTATTTTGATAAATGAGCCTTTTGGCGCAGCAAGCATCATTACCCCCATAATACTTTTCCCATTAACTTCCATTCCATCCTTTTCAACTTTCACCTCACACGGATATTTGCCTGCAACTTTTACAAAACTTGCAGCTGCTCTCGCATGAAGCCCAAGCTCATTAACAATTTGAACGGTTTGAGATTTAATATCAACAGAATTATTCATAACTACATACCCCTTACATAAACTATTAGTAACAATAAAATCAGTGCAACTATAAATGCCAAAGACACATCAAGCCTTTTAGCAAACAAAAATCCAAGTACAGCGAAAAAACTGACCAAACTTAGCAAATCTACATTAAAACCTATATTTATTTTAATCAGCATAGAAAGCAAAATTCCAAATCCAAAAACAGCAATAAGGTCCCCATATTTAGACCAACTATTAAACTTTATATAATTAAACCAACTTATCACCTCTTTACCAAGTTTAAAACCGGCATCAAAACCTATCCATAAGAAAAAGATATGAAAAATATTAAAGAAAACAAAATAAAAAATAAGGCCAACAACAGGCTCATATATGGCAAGAATTGCACTTAATACGAAAGACAAAGGTCTAAGTGTATGCCAGAAAAAGCTGTCACCAAGAGCAGCCAAAGCTGAACCATAAACCTTTTTAAAATAGTCAGGATCACCTTTGTTAAGATACTCCTTAAACCACATCCCAATAATAAAATTAATCATAAATGGGTGCGAATTGAAATAACCAAGCTGATTTCTTAAAGTTTCATTATCTATATTTATCTTATTTTTATTTGAAATCTCATCAACAAGATACTTATAACCTGTCCCCTGCATATTTGTAATATTTTGATTAGCAGTAAAGAATAAACTTTTAAGCAATATTAGCCCCTTTTTCATATTACAAACCACCCAATTATCGCTCCAGCGACAAAAACCAAATATTTGTATACGCTTTTAAAAGATAAAAACCTAATAAGATAGCCAGCTAAAAATATAATCATTATCAGAAAATACTGATTGGTTTCCCCAAAAATCCTCAAATCAAGTTCCAACTGATTTAACATAAAAAAAACTAACATAAATACAGCATTATAAATTATAACCCCTTTCAAAAATGATAACAAAAAGCTTCTGACTATAAGTCTTTTAGGGTCTAACAAATTCTTTTTCATAAAAGACTCATACATTGCCATATTAATTTTTCTCAATGAATATTCCAAAAAAGTAACCGGATAAACAAATAGAATTGCCAAAAATGCTGCCAATATAAAATCAGTCGGAGTGGTTAAAGCCTCAAAACCTATAAGCAAAGACATAATATATGCCATAAAAGTATCATCTTTTGGTATTTTAGTGCCAACAGGCACATCAACACTTCCATAAATTTCAATCATTATTCCGCATAAAAGGCACAAGTATAAATGGGAAGTAAGAAGCCCCACGACCAGAGAAACAATCAAAGGGCGCGAAAACATCATATGAAGGGCAGTACTTCTATCAGCAGAAATAAGCCCTGAAAAAAATATTATAAATGC encodes:
- the ptsP gene encoding phosphoenolpyruvate--protein phosphotransferase, with product MITLNGIKISDGVVIGRAYIFDKRTINIKKRNIKEFEVENEVQKLKNAVSETEKYMVAIKEMSENDFSSSHKFIFDVYMMLLKDEALIGETEKYIREHLVNAEYALSVVSGNLMKMFGKSNDEYLKERKNDIKHIVKKLLNFMVDKGYQYACDINRDLIVIAHDLSPYEAAHLFKQNVKGFALDMGSKVSHTSIIIRALGVPAVVGIENATYSISDGDTVIIDGINGQVIVDPDDETLRKYREKEERYLNFVSALNKFKESDVYTKDGVGINLLANVEINDEIPLALEYGSQGVGLYRTEFFYLEKGDLPEDEQFKILKEAVELIQGKQLTVRTFDLGGEKLSNLLPHPDESNPAMGLRAIRYSLRFKEFFKKQMRAILRASAFGDVRIMFPMISGLEEIDKAKKLLEESKEELKRENIEFNENIKIGIMVELPSIALISDLAAQEVDFFSVGTNDLIQYTLGIDRNNEYVAYLYRPSHPAVLTLLRNIIESANKFEIDATVCGEMAGDPMYIPILLGLGYTNLSMSPSQLLKAKLLISQIDTTECKKLVSEMAVCKYARVAEEKLSGFVNQFAGNLFIN
- a CDS encoding HPr family phosphocarrier protein; protein product: MNNSVDIKSQTVQIVNELGLHARAAASFVKVAGKYPCEVKVEKDGMEVNGKSIMGVMMLAAPKGSFIKINVSGEGAEEALADLVTLINNKFGEER
- a CDS encoding PTS system mannose/fructose/sorbose family transporter subunit IID; the encoded protein is MKKGLILLKSLFFTANQNITNMQGTGYKYLVDEISNKNKINIDNETLRNQLGYFNSHPFMINFIIGMWFKEYLNKGDPDYFKKVYGSALAALGDSFFWHTLRPLSFVLSAILAIYEPVVGLIFYFVFFNIFHIFFLWIGFDAGFKLGKEVISWFNYIKFNSWSKYGDLIAVFGFGILLSMLIKINIGFNVDLLSLVSFFAVLGFLFAKRLDVSLAFIVALILLLLIVYVRGM
- a CDS encoding PTS sugar transporter subunit IIC; the protein is MAKWAFIIFFSGLISADRSTALHMMFSRPLIVSLVVGLLTSHLYLCLLCGIMIEIYGSVDVPVGTKIPKDDTFMAYIMSLLIGFEALTTPTDFILAAFLAILFVYPVTFLEYSLRKINMAMYESFMKKNLLDPKRLIVRSFLLSFLKGVIIYNAVFMLVFFMLNQLELDLRIFGETNQYFLIMIIFLAGYLIRFLSFKSVYKYLVFVAGAIIGWFVI